From Triticum aestivum cultivar Chinese Spring chromosome 4A, IWGSC CS RefSeq v2.1, whole genome shotgun sequence, a single genomic window includes:
- the LOC123082587 gene encoding uncharacterized protein yields MEFVDIPTKHFLEQFVALFGLAPPVVCWRPAPEGLYIVGVQVNLGPADRVPHVYYEAAGATIPEAEQAACLMVIHAVAAERNVEIRDINYYHLGYLQHQVEDLRKKLMEAEHLCAELMNIVRSSESEVAFLERLTHRFYRRIRCLRDTVAALQHGGGGSSSGSV; encoded by the coding sequence ATGGAGTTTGTTGACATCCCAACCAAGCATTTTCTGGAGCAGTTTGTGGCGCTGTTCGGACTTGCTCCACCAGTTGTCTGTTGGAGGCCTGCTCCTGAGGGATTGTACATTGTGGGGGTTCAGGTTAACCTTGGTCCTGCGGACAGGGTTCCTCACGTGTACTATGAAGCTGCAGGAGCCACTATCCCTGAGGCGGAGCAGGCAGCCTGCCTGATGGTGATCCACGCCGTAGCTGCCGAACGTAATGTGGAAATTAGGGATATTAACTACTACCACCTAGGGTACCTGCAGCATCAGGTGGAGGATCTGCGCAAGAAGCTGATGGAGGCCGAGCATCTTTGTGCTGAACTGATGAACATTGTCCGCTCCAGCGAGAGTGAGGTCGCTTTTCTGGAGCGCCTCACTCACAGGTTCTATCGTCGCATTCGCTGCCTGAGGGACACTGTGGCTGCACTGCAGCATGGTGGTGGCGGAAGTTCCAGCGGCAGTGTGTGA